The nucleotide sequence ATCTAAATTTTAGATCGGACTTTTTTATTTGTGATAGCTTTTAACTATTTCTTTTTAGGCTCGTATACCGGTAATAATTTAGTGCTCACTTCTCCAAATCCAATTCTTCTGGTTTTGTTCTCACAATATCCTCTAAGAATTACCGTATCATTATCTTCTATAAATTTTCTTTCGGAACCATCGTTGAGTTTTACTGGTTTCTCACCTCTCCAGGAAAGCTCTAACATAGATCCAAAAGTATCTGGAGTTGGTCCTGAGATCGTTCCAGATCCCATCATGTCTCCAGAGTTTACAGGACAACCATTAATGGTGTGGTGTGCAAGTTGCTGACTCATATTCCAATACATGTATTTGAAATTTGAATTTGTGATCACCGTTTCTTCCTTATCCTCAGGTTTTATGGCTACTTGTAATTTAATATCAAAACTCTTTTTACCCTCAAATTGTAAATATGGTAAAAGTTCTTTTTCAGGTTCTGGACCTTTAGTTCTAAAAGGCTCTAAAGCATCTAAAGTAACTATCCATGGTGAAACAGAAGAAGCAAAGTTCTTAGCCAAGAATGGTCCTAGAGGTACATATTCCCACTTTTGAATATCTCTGGCACTCCAATCATTAAATAATACCAATCCAAAAATATAATCTTCGGCATCCTCAATAGGAATAGGTTCTCCTAATAAATTGGCATCTGTAGTAATGAATGCCATTTCCAATTCAAAATCTATAAGTCTGGATGGCCCAAATACAGGTTCTGTAGCTCCATTAGGCAATTTTTGTCCTTGTGGCCTATGTACAGGAATCCCACTTGGAATAATGGAGGAACTTCTTCCATGATAACCCACAGGAATGTGTAGCCAATTTGGTAATAATGCATTCTCAGGATCACGGAACATTGTTCCTACATTGGTAGCATGCTCTTTACTAGAATAAAAATCTGTATAATCTCCTACCTGCACCGGTAATTGCATTTCAATTTCATCTAGGGTGAAAAGCACGATATTTCGATGATCTTGATTGTTCTTTAATTTCGAATTCTTTTCATCAAAAACTTCGGCAATTCTATTTCTAACCAGTCTCCATGTTTTCTTTCCATCAGAAATAAAATCGTTTAGCGTGTCTTGTAAAAAGATATCATCAGTTAATGGTATATCCTCAAAATACCCCAGTTGGTGAAGTGCACCCAGATCTATGGCGTAATCTCCAATTCGGGTTCCTATGGTCACAATATCATCTCTTGTCAAAAATACTCCAAAAGGTATATTTTGAATAGGAAAATCTGTGTCTTTAGGGGTGTCCAGCCACGTTTTTCTGTTAGGGTCATTTGCTGTAATTGGCATATTTCTTTGGTTTTATTCTTAAATCTATTGATTTCAAATATATTATTTTCCCTTCATTAACCGAATGTTATTCTTACTTTTGAGGAATATTTAACGTAAAAAATTAATATGCAACGAGATACGGAAATTTTTGATTTGATAGAAGCGGAAAAAACCCGTCAAACCAATGGTTTAGAATTAATTGCGAGTGAAAATTTTGTAAGTGAACAAGTACTGGAAGCAGCCGGATCTGTACTTACAAATAAATATGCTGAAGGATATCCTGGAAAGAGATATTATGGAGGTTGTGAGATTGTAGATGAAGTAGAGCTTTTAGCTATTTCTCGCTTAAAGGAATTATTTAATGCAGAATATGCTAACGTGCAACCACACTCAGGATCACAAGCAAATACAGCAGTTTTTCATGCTTGCTTAAAGCCTGGAGATAAATTTTTAGGTTTTGATCTTTCTCATGGAGGTCACCTTACTCATGGTTCTCCTGTTAATTTCTCAGGAAGATTGTATGAGCCGGTATTTTACGGTGTAGATGAAAAAACAGGATTAATAGATTACGACAAAGTTGAAGAAATTGCGCTCAAAGAAAAGCCGAAACTAATTATTGCAGGGGCTTCAGCATATTCTAGAGAGATAGATTATAAAAGATTTAGAGAAATAGCAGACAGCGTTGGGGCAATTCTTTTTGCAGACATTGCACATCCTGCAGGGTTAATAGCTAAAGGATTATTAGAAGATCCATTACCATATTGCCATGTGGTAACTTCAACAACACATAAAACTTTACGCGGGCCTCGTGGTGGAATTATCATGATGGGGAAAGATTTTGACAATCCATTTGGAGAAAAATTAAAAAATGGAAACTTAAAGAAAATGTCTGCTATGTTAGATAGTGGTGTTTTTCCAGGAAACCAAGGTGGACCTTTAGAACATATTATAGCAGCTAAAGCTGTAGCTTTTGGAGAGGCACTTACAGATGAATTCTTATATTATATGGTGCAGGTTAAGAAAAATGCAAAAGCATTGGCCCAAGCCTTTATGGATAAAGATTACAATGTTATATCTGGAGGAACAGATAACCATATGATGCTAATAGATCTTAGAAATAAGAATATTAATGGAAAACAGGCAGAGGAAGCACTTGGAAAAGCTGAAATTACGGTGAATAAGAATATGGTTCCTTTTGATGATAAATCTCCATTTGTAACTTCAGGAATTAGAATAGGTACTCCGGCAATCACCACAAGATGCTTAAAAGAAGGAGATATGGCTCAAATTGTATCATTTATAGATACGGTAATATCAAATTTTGAAAACGAAGAGAAACTAGAGGAAGTTAAGGAAGAGGTAGTCGCTTTAATGAAGGATAAACCACTTTTTAATTTCTAGATACCAATAAAATTTTATTTAAAAAGGCTAATTGTAAATCAATTAGCCTTTTTTGATGATTGTGATGTGTTCTTATTAAGCGCTTGAATTGAAATAATTGGAATAGCTATTGTATAAGGAATATCGTTCTTTAAGGTTAAAATAAAATACAATAGAAAAATTGTAAAGTAACTTTGGTAAAAGAGACTGTAAAGAACTTCTATAACATGTATCAATAATTAAATTTGAAGAAATATGAGAAAGTATGTAATTTTTTGTCTTTTGCTTATGGGAACTACCTTCAGTATAAATGCTCAAGAGTGGCAATTAGATCTTAAAACTGCAGAAGAGACTGCATCAAAAGATCATAAAAATATCATTTTAGTTTTTCAGGGTTCAGATTGGTGTGCACCATGTATGAAACTTGAAAAGCAAGTTTGGAGTACTGATGAATTTAAGGCATATGCAAAATCCAATTTTGTAATGTTGAAAGCAGATTTTCCTAAGAGAAAGAAAAATGCACTTTCTGAAGCGCAACAAGCTAAGAACGATAAACTTGCACAAAAATATAATTCAGAAGGGTATTTTCCGTTAGTAGTTATACTGAATGAAAATGGAAAAGTTCTGGGTAAAACAGGGTATAAGAATATAACGCCTTCAGAATACATCAAACATTTGAATTCTTTTAAAGGATAGTTCTTTTGAGAAAATTAATTACCATAACGTTTGTGCTTTGTATTGCTATAAGTACTAATGCTCAAAACATTCAGAAGCGTACCTTAAAACTTATGGGTAGTAGGTTTGATATTACGGTGGTGGCTGAAGATTCTACTAAAGCTGTTTTTTATATTGATCTTGCAATAGAGGAAATGACGCGAATAGAAAAGCTTATATCTTCTTGGGATCCAAATTCTCAAACTTCAGAGATCAATAGGAGTTCTGGAATAAAACCAGTAAAAGTTGATAAAGAGCTTTTTGATCTTATAGCGAGATCAATTGCAATCTCTAAACTCACAGATGGTGCTTTTGATATAAGTTACGCTTCTATGGATAAGATCTGGAAGTTTGACGGTTCTATGAAAACAATGCCTTCAGAAGCAGATATTAAGGCTTCTGTTTCTAAGGTTGGATACCAGAATATAATTTTAGATAAAGAAAACACTACGGTTTTTCTAAAAATCCCTGAAAGCAAGATAGGGTTTGGAGCTATAGGCAAAGGTTACGCTGCAGATAAGGCAAAAG is from Gillisia sp. Hel1_33_143 and encodes:
- the fahA gene encoding fumarylacetoacetase, with translation MPITANDPNRKTWLDTPKDTDFPIQNIPFGVFLTRDDIVTIGTRIGDYAIDLGALHQLGYFEDIPLTDDIFLQDTLNDFISDGKKTWRLVRNRIAEVFDEKNSKLKNNQDHRNIVLFTLDEIEMQLPVQVGDYTDFYSSKEHATNVGTMFRDPENALLPNWLHIPVGYHGRSSSIIPSGIPVHRPQGQKLPNGATEPVFGPSRLIDFELEMAFITTDANLLGEPIPIEDAEDYIFGLVLFNDWSARDIQKWEYVPLGPFLAKNFASSVSPWIVTLDALEPFRTKGPEPEKELLPYLQFEGKKSFDIKLQVAIKPEDKEETVITNSNFKYMYWNMSQQLAHHTINGCPVNSGDMMGSGTISGPTPDTFGSMLELSWRGEKPVKLNDGSERKFIEDNDTVILRGYCENKTRRIGFGEVSTKLLPVYEPKKK
- the glyA gene encoding serine hydroxymethyltransferase, which encodes MQRDTEIFDLIEAEKTRQTNGLELIASENFVSEQVLEAAGSVLTNKYAEGYPGKRYYGGCEIVDEVELLAISRLKELFNAEYANVQPHSGSQANTAVFHACLKPGDKFLGFDLSHGGHLTHGSPVNFSGRLYEPVFYGVDEKTGLIDYDKVEEIALKEKPKLIIAGASAYSREIDYKRFREIADSVGAILFADIAHPAGLIAKGLLEDPLPYCHVVTSTTHKTLRGPRGGIIMMGKDFDNPFGEKLKNGNLKKMSAMLDSGVFPGNQGGPLEHIIAAKAVAFGEALTDEFLYYMVQVKKNAKALAQAFMDKDYNVISGGTDNHMMLIDLRNKNINGKQAEEALGKAEITVNKNMVPFDDKSPFVTSGIRIGTPAITTRCLKEGDMAQIVSFIDTVISNFENEEKLEEVKEEVVALMKDKPLFNF
- a CDS encoding thioredoxin family protein, producing MRKYVIFCLLLMGTTFSINAQEWQLDLKTAEETASKDHKNIILVFQGSDWCAPCMKLEKQVWSTDEFKAYAKSNFVMLKADFPKRKKNALSEAQQAKNDKLAQKYNSEGYFPLVVILNENGKVLGKTGYKNITPSEYIKHLNSFKG
- a CDS encoding FAD:protein FMN transferase, whose product is MRKLITITFVLCIAISTNAQNIQKRTLKLMGSRFDITVVAEDSTKAVFYIDLAIEEMTRIEKLISSWDPNSQTSEINRSSGIKPVKVDKELFDLIARSIAISKLTDGAFDISYASMDKIWKFDGSMKTMPSEADIKASVSKVGYQNIILDKENTTVFLKIPESKIGFGAIGKGYAADKAKALLMSKGVSAGIINASGDMNTWGKQPNGDEWKVAITNPLNKNKAFALLPINEGAVVTSGNYEKYVNFNGKQYTHIIDPRTGYPSTGIISATVFAPKAELADALATSVFVMGKEVGLNRINQLPQIECIIIDDKGNIFTSENIKIDKK